In one window of Episyrphus balteatus chromosome 3, idEpiBalt1.1, whole genome shotgun sequence DNA:
- the LOC129913764 gene encoding uncharacterized protein LOC129913764: MSDQSLNLKFVKEVEKREILYNFNLPGYSRKDLVEKNWQEIADIVNLPISECKEKWRNVRTVFIRKMKPLPNGSRRRKAYYLADAMKFCIPYIKILAPPNFENYTQYDITQYDTNTTQNMVVKSERYDEYDDNSGSIEDLAEIYPPEEASEQNECPAKKQKLETPTTTTTQSEVVATTSSCNRIEQKEAIKMFLLSLIPEVENFSDSQMKQFKRRIFGVIDEISDT, translated from the exons ATGAGTGATcaaagcttaaatttaaaattcgtcAAAGAAGTGGAAAAACGTGAAattctttataattttaatcTTCCTGGGTATTCGCGAAAAGATTTAGTTGAGAAAAATTGGCAGGAGATTGCCGACATTGTCAATTTACCTA TTTCTGAATGCAAAGAAAAATGGCGAAATGTTCGTACAGTTTTCATTAGAAAAATGAAACCCTTACCAAATGgatctcgaagaagaaaagcaTACTATTTAGCCGATgctatgaaattttgtataccctatattaaaatattagcaccacctaattttgaaaattacacACAATATGATATAACCCAATATGATACTAATACTACACAAAATATGGTAGTGAAATCTGAAAGATATGATGAATATGATGATAACAGTGGTTCAATTGAGGATCTTGCTGAAATATATCCCCCAGAAGAGGCATCAGAACAAAACGAATGTCctgctaaaaaacaaaaattagaaacaccaacaacaacaactacacaaAGTGAAGTAGTAGCAACTACTAGTAGCTGCAATAGAATTGAACAAAAAGAAGCTATTAAAATGTTTCTTCTCAGTTTAATACCTGAAGTTGAAAATTTTTCCGACTCTCAAATGAAACAATTTAAAAGGAGAATTTTCGGAGTAATTGATGAGATATCTGATACTTAA